A part of Gemmatimonas groenlandica genomic DNA contains:
- a CDS encoding serine/threonine-protein kinase yields the protein MSRSNELGEHTGPSFNTALQSAVGTSYRLIRDLGGGGMSRVFLAEEVALGRKVVIKVLPPDMAAAVSAERFRREIRLAAQLQHPTIVPVLTADASNELLWYSMPFVEGDTLRVRLARDGALPVADAVRIWRDVLEALEAAHAHSVVHRDVKPENILLNGRRALVMDFGVAKAVTASTRESERGATMTSAGLAIGTPAYMAPEQAAAEDSVDGRADLYAAGLVCYEMLAGRGPFDATSSSAMIAAHIATPAPELRTWRPDVPAELACLVMHCLAKAPADRPATATALLRALDGLELTQSGNVMPPAVGDTKRSSLRAMLMAGSALLVFATGVVALMNRRGPTTPSISTSKELANSERLAVYFVPVVHDPADSVVAGNLSAAQLTELATDARLWTFGDERIASLARDIGFRESPPLRDSVIALARDLGAHLYLLRSVARVGDGYVLSTEARTTQGDSTIARFEQSAAGATELSTATAAVAQRTKAFITAAIGRVEAPQPTGRVLGTNAEAARLWLEATDDFRTRRYFEAINRLRTAVRTDSQFAFGWGWRGAMAFNIDQNAELDVYLDESLRSFDEASRLQSRIPSAEGRASAVGVGAMHAGDYATATKALTQALSLASPIRVHVVRNSLARAYELQGELALSDRLFRENLADELRARSVSGYSVIAPLEQGQLALARSNLARIESVLGKSHPVSTRVRMALYIGIRRPDSVLLVSEQMLASAANDNDRLTAARYRRSAFAISGKLDSTFGVEQMRRTITRATGAPAGVVGSAADEAILRVELLGDTVTARALLDDALAEARWENLPVLNRNYPSLIAARLSLGQVAEAKRLATDWNTAIPDRYRKRFGPQVATARGEIAIAERRGADAIREFTAGADPYCRACTTGDLARAYDLAGRADSAVMYYERYVMSTSQRASRHHMRHLARAYRRLGELYEARGDSKRAVQRYGDFVELWKHADRALQPVVQNARDRIAKLSEKRG from the coding sequence GTGAGCCGATCCAACGAGCTGGGTGAGCATACGGGCCCGAGCTTCAACACGGCCCTGCAGTCTGCCGTCGGCACCAGCTACCGCCTCATCCGCGATCTTGGCGGCGGTGGAATGAGTCGAGTATTCCTGGCAGAAGAGGTCGCCCTCGGCCGCAAGGTCGTCATCAAGGTGCTCCCGCCGGACATGGCGGCGGCGGTGAGTGCCGAACGGTTCCGCCGTGAGATCCGATTGGCGGCACAGTTGCAGCACCCGACCATCGTGCCGGTGCTCACGGCCGATGCATCGAACGAACTGCTTTGGTACTCCATGCCCTTCGTGGAGGGCGATACGCTGCGGGTGCGGCTTGCACGCGACGGCGCGCTGCCGGTGGCTGATGCAGTGCGCATCTGGCGTGACGTGCTGGAGGCGCTTGAGGCGGCGCACGCACATTCAGTTGTGCACCGCGATGTGAAGCCGGAGAATATTCTGCTCAATGGCCGTCGCGCGCTGGTAATGGACTTCGGTGTGGCGAAAGCGGTGACGGCGTCGACGCGTGAGTCGGAACGCGGTGCCACCATGACATCGGCAGGGCTGGCCATTGGTACACCGGCGTACATGGCGCCAGAGCAAGCAGCGGCCGAAGACAGCGTGGATGGCCGTGCCGATCTGTATGCCGCAGGGCTCGTGTGCTATGAGATGCTCGCCGGGCGTGGACCATTCGACGCCACGTCATCGTCGGCGATGATTGCGGCGCATATTGCCACCCCTGCTCCCGAGTTGCGTACGTGGCGTCCCGATGTTCCCGCCGAGCTGGCGTGCTTGGTCATGCACTGTCTCGCCAAGGCGCCGGCCGACAGACCGGCGACCGCGACGGCGTTGTTGCGCGCACTCGATGGCTTGGAGCTGACGCAGTCGGGTAACGTGATGCCGCCGGCGGTTGGTGATACGAAGCGTTCGTCACTGCGCGCGATGCTGATGGCCGGTTCCGCGCTGCTCGTCTTTGCTACGGGCGTGGTCGCACTGATGAATCGGCGAGGACCGACGACGCCGAGCATTTCCACCTCCAAGGAGCTCGCCAATAGCGAGCGACTGGCAGTGTATTTCGTACCCGTAGTACACGACCCGGCCGACAGCGTGGTGGCAGGAAATCTGTCGGCAGCGCAGCTCACTGAACTGGCTACCGATGCTCGGCTGTGGACATTCGGCGACGAGCGCATTGCGTCGCTGGCGCGGGATATCGGATTTCGTGAATCGCCGCCACTGCGCGATTCGGTCATCGCGCTCGCACGTGATCTGGGTGCCCATCTGTATCTGCTGCGGTCGGTGGCTCGTGTTGGCGATGGGTATGTGCTGTCTACCGAAGCACGAACCACGCAGGGAGACAGCACCATTGCGCGCTTTGAGCAGAGCGCCGCGGGAGCAACCGAACTGTCGACCGCCACAGCTGCTGTTGCACAGCGCACCAAAGCGTTCATCACGGCCGCTATTGGTCGCGTAGAAGCACCACAACCCACGGGGCGCGTCCTGGGCACGAACGCAGAGGCGGCGCGACTGTGGTTGGAGGCGACCGATGACTTTCGCACGCGACGATATTTCGAGGCGATAAATCGGTTACGAACAGCCGTGCGTACTGACAGTCAGTTTGCCTTCGGCTGGGGCTGGCGTGGAGCGATGGCGTTCAACATTGATCAGAACGCAGAGCTTGATGTCTACTTGGACGAATCGCTGCGTAGCTTCGACGAAGCGAGTCGACTTCAATCGCGAATTCCGTCTGCCGAGGGGCGCGCAAGCGCCGTTGGCGTGGGGGCAATGCATGCGGGCGATTACGCGACGGCGACAAAGGCTCTGACGCAAGCACTGTCGCTGGCCAGCCCCATACGCGTGCACGTTGTACGCAATAGCCTTGCCCGTGCGTATGAGCTTCAGGGGGAACTGGCACTCTCAGACCGATTGTTCCGCGAGAATCTGGCCGACGAACTGCGGGCACGTTCGGTGTCCGGCTATTCGGTCATTGCGCCGCTGGAGCAAGGACAACTTGCATTAGCGCGGAGCAATCTCGCTCGCATAGAAAGCGTACTGGGGAAATCGCACCCCGTTTCAACCCGGGTTCGAATGGCTCTGTATATCGGAATCCGCCGCCCTGATTCCGTGCTGTTGGTTTCAGAGCAGATGCTCGCTAGTGCGGCAAACGACAACGATCGACTGACTGCCGCACGGTACAGGCGTTCTGCCTTCGCGATTTCCGGTAAGCTGGATAGTACCTTTGGCGTAGAGCAAATGCGCCGCACGATTACGCGCGCCACAGGCGCTCCAGCTGGCGTCGTGGGCAGCGCTGCCGATGAGGCGATTCTGCGAGTGGAGCTACTGGGTGATACAGTCACCGCGCGCGCATTGCTCGATGACGCGCTGGCGGAAGCTCGCTGGGAAAACTTGCCAGTGCTGAACCGGAACTATCCGAGCCTCATCGCCGCCCGTCTGTCGCTCGGGCAAGTGGCCGAGGCGAAACGGTTGGCAACAGACTGGAATACCGCTATTCCCGATCGCTATCGAAAGCGGTTTGGTCCGCAGGTCGCCACGGCCCGGGGCGAAATTGCCATCGCCGAGCGACGCGGAGCCGATGCTATTCGTGAGTTCACCGCGGGCGCAGATCCCTATTGCCGCGCCTGCACCACGGGAGATCTGGCTCGCGCCTATGATCTCGCGGGTCGCGCCGACTCGGCAGTCATGTACTACGAGCGCTACGTCATGTCGACGTCGCAACGCGCGAGTCGACATCACATGCGTCATCTGGCGCGCGCGTACCGGCGTCTTGGTGAACTGTACGAAGCCCGTGGAGACAGCAAGCGTGCGGTTCAGCGCTACGGGGACTTTGTAGAGCTGTGGAAGCACGCTGATCGGGCCTTACAGCCGGTCGTGCAGAATGCACGTGACCGAATTGCGAAACTATCAGAGAAGCGCGGTTAA
- a CDS encoding protein kinase domain-containing protein: MTDFERFSAAIAERYVVERELGRGGMATVYLAHDLKHERDVAIKVLHPDLGAALGAERFLSEIKTTAKLQHPHILPLLDSGAADGLLYYVMPFVRGETLRALLEREKQLPIPDALRIAREVASALEHAHKQGIIHRDIKPENILLQDGAAVVADFGIALAVQHAGGARMTQTGLSLGTPQYMSPEQAMGERAIDARTDVFALGAVTYEMLTGEPPFTGATTQAIVARVLTERPASLRTVRDTVPVVVEQGVMQALAKLPADRFSSAGAFALALSLPNVRETVGTPVAYATRTPRGMVTAGIIACAVVSAAAGWLGRGATSSVAPTLETRFTLDFRRGEVVPQYMVGRIYAFSPDGATLVYVAADSTGQTQLYRRPLNAVSASPIENTAGALNPAFSPDGRTIAFTANGELRRIPAEGGSATRVTTYATSTVRGITWLSDRELAFGVLGSRTLSVVSSDGGAVRPLASAPEGVDLRWPMAAGDGEHVLYTEQSPNGATHELYVVSAATGKSAKIEVDALLALGVYRGELLYVSSEQELFSVPIDLATGALGGKPRRLATGLDTYPAVSIADAALSSRGDLVYRERVDASQLVVTNRRGEVTERVTDSTRLLSPRFSPDGRHVVMMSAETGTAIAIHTLDRSSGIQSNLTADLRPGRRTAPSWSADGARVMYADLGKGGRGPVWRAADGRDTESVLPSPKGVGVIEMSPDRRTMIGKFTLRQDDDGRDLWWWTVADTTAHRFTTGPSNDYGPRFSPNGKWVAYTADVNGVRQAFVAAFPGPGGRVQLTQDGAFSVVWAPDGNAVYYGQGNRIMACDVALGASPSVIRTRSVLSGDYLLSEFTFASFDVSRDGEFVLVRALRPPHTVVVRGALQ, translated from the coding sequence ATGACAGACTTTGAGCGCTTCTCGGCGGCTATTGCAGAGCGGTATGTGGTAGAGCGTGAGCTTGGCCGAGGCGGCATGGCCACCGTGTACCTCGCGCACGACCTCAAGCACGAGCGCGATGTCGCCATCAAAGTGCTGCACCCGGACCTCGGCGCGGCGTTGGGCGCCGAGCGGTTCCTGAGTGAAATCAAGACGACGGCCAAGCTGCAGCATCCGCACATTCTGCCGCTGCTGGATTCCGGCGCGGCGGATGGGTTGTTGTACTACGTGATGCCGTTTGTGCGAGGCGAAACGCTGCGTGCGCTGCTGGAGCGCGAGAAGCAGCTCCCAATTCCTGACGCGCTGCGCATCGCTCGTGAAGTCGCGAGCGCCCTCGAGCACGCGCACAAGCAGGGGATCATCCACCGCGACATCAAGCCGGAGAACATTCTCCTGCAAGACGGCGCGGCGGTGGTCGCCGACTTCGGCATCGCCCTCGCCGTGCAGCACGCGGGCGGTGCGCGCATGACGCAAACCGGCCTCTCGCTCGGCACGCCGCAGTACATGAGCCCCGAGCAGGCGATGGGCGAGCGCGCCATCGATGCGCGCACGGATGTGTTCGCGCTGGGCGCCGTCACGTACGAAATGCTCACCGGCGAGCCACCGTTTACCGGTGCCACGACACAGGCCATTGTGGCCCGGGTTCTCACGGAGCGCCCCGCCTCTCTGCGCACGGTGCGCGATACAGTCCCCGTCGTGGTCGAGCAGGGCGTGATGCAGGCGCTCGCCAAGCTGCCGGCCGATCGGTTTTCCAGCGCTGGCGCCTTCGCGCTCGCGCTGTCGCTGCCAAATGTTCGCGAGACAGTCGGCACTCCCGTCGCGTATGCAACGCGTACTCCGCGCGGCATGGTGACGGCAGGCATCATCGCATGTGCTGTGGTGAGCGCGGCAGCAGGATGGCTGGGCAGGGGAGCGACGTCCTCCGTGGCACCGACCCTGGAAACGCGGTTCACTCTCGACTTTCGGCGTGGGGAAGTCGTCCCGCAGTATATGGTGGGGCGCATTTACGCGTTTTCGCCAGACGGGGCAACGCTGGTGTATGTCGCGGCCGATTCGACTGGACAAACGCAGCTCTATCGTCGGCCGCTGAACGCCGTCAGTGCTTCGCCGATCGAGAATACCGCCGGAGCGCTCAATCCAGCGTTTTCTCCTGATGGTCGCACTATTGCCTTCACTGCCAACGGAGAACTGCGTCGCATTCCCGCTGAGGGTGGTAGCGCAACACGAGTCACGACGTACGCGACGAGTACCGTGCGTGGTATTACCTGGCTCTCCGACCGCGAGTTGGCTTTCGGAGTGTTGGGATCGCGTACGCTCTCAGTCGTGTCGTCTGATGGCGGAGCGGTGCGTCCCTTGGCTAGCGCACCGGAAGGCGTGGACCTGCGGTGGCCCATGGCCGCCGGTGACGGTGAACACGTGCTGTACACGGAGCAGTCGCCCAACGGCGCGACTCACGAACTGTACGTGGTGTCCGCCGCCACAGGTAAGTCAGCAAAAATCGAGGTCGACGCATTACTCGCGCTCGGCGTGTACCGTGGTGAGCTACTCTACGTCTCGTCAGAACAGGAGCTGTTCTCCGTGCCCATCGATCTCGCCACGGGAGCGCTCGGTGGAAAGCCCCGTCGGCTGGCCACGGGACTCGACACCTATCCGGCCGTCAGCATCGCCGACGCCGCACTATCATCGCGCGGTGATCTGGTGTACCGCGAGCGCGTGGATGCTTCTCAGCTCGTGGTCACCAATCGACGAGGAGAGGTCACGGAGCGGGTCACTGACTCAACGCGCCTTCTCTCGCCCCGATTCTCACCCGATGGACGACACGTGGTGATGATGTCGGCGGAGACTGGCACCGCCATCGCGATTCATACCCTCGATCGTTCTTCCGGAATACAGTCCAATCTGACGGCAGATCTGAGGCCCGGTAGACGAACCGCGCCATCGTGGAGCGCTGACGGTGCACGAGTGATGTATGCGGATCTCGGAAAGGGAGGGCGCGGCCCCGTGTGGCGTGCGGCCGATGGCCGAGACACGGAATCTGTACTTCCTTCACCCAAAGGCGTCGGCGTTATCGAGATGTCCCCGGATCGGCGCACCATGATCGGCAAGTTCACGCTTCGCCAAGACGACGACGGTCGTGATCTCTGGTGGTGGACCGTAGCGGATACCACCGCGCACCGCTTCACCACAGGCCCATCGAATGACTACGGACCTCGCTTCTCGCCGAACGGGAAGTGGGTCGCGTATACTGCCGACGTCAACGGCGTGCGTCAGGCATTTGTCGCGGCGTTCCCGGGACCCGGCGGACGCGTGCAGCTAACCCAAGACGGCGCGTTCAGCGTGGTGTGGGCGCCGGATGGGAATGCCGTGTACTACGGGCAGGGAAATCGGATCATGGCATGTGACGTGGCGCTTGGCGCGTCACCGTCGGTGATTCGCACCCGGTCTGTACTCTCTGGTGACTATCTCTTGAGTGAATTCACCTTTGCCTCGTTCGATGTAAGCCGCGACGGTGAGTTCGTGCTCGTGCGCGCACTACGACCACCACATACGGTCGTTGTACGCGGGGCGCTGCAATGA
- a CDS encoding protein kinase domain-containing protein gives MALAERYTVDRELGAGGMATVYLAHDLKHERDVAIKVLHPDLGAALGADRFLSEIKTTAKLQHPHILPLLDSGAADGLLYYVMPYVRGETLRARLDRERQLPLDDALRIAREVAGALEHAHRQGIIHRDIKPENILLQDGAAVVADFGIALAVQQAGGPRLTQTGLSLGTPQYMSPEQAMGERTIDARSDIYALGAVTYEMLAGEPPFTGASVQAIVAKVLSERPVSLGTLRDTVPPSLNDAVMRALSRSPADRPASAGQFASSLATATDTRSAERSALRTPMRPSRWRVATGVVAALALSGAAYWLGARQGTAPVTFNRTVRLTLDEGIETTPAISPDGKTLAYSSKRGGTWDVYVQRIGGRTPIVIAGDSSSDEEFPTFSPDGQRIAFSRANGVFVVEATGENVRRVSPRGFASSWSPKGDAIVYETESSRYPLAVTAVGTLEIVDVRSGAVRTVATGPDAVYQPVWSPSGERLAMVVLRNGQRDIQTVPASGGTPVRLTSDAAIDLEPEWSADGRFVYYASNRGGTMGIWRIGVNQRSGEATGSPQLVAAGAESGFEFPRVARDAGRLVFRARSLTQNPAVADLDIRQRTLSNARPLSSRAVTLAVSDVSDDGRTLALFSQEPPADLWMVDSDGRNLRQITTDGTNNRLPRFTADGRLVFYSNRTGTYQAFRMNADGSALEPLTAIAYGMITYPQLTADGRTLLFADSSLAAVEADGPWPATRAQVRRLTGAVVDGVPIAPSSYSPDGRYIVGNRRDRPRGAALAVYDRAQRRAWGLDSLAVSWYPGWLPDSRTLLAELRDGTFGLLDVVSNNVQRVSGALPGHAVGQLVVVSRDGRKVFYTVHREEANIWMLESVDERR, from the coding sequence ATGGCGCTGGCCGAGCGCTACACGGTCGACCGCGAACTCGGCGCCGGCGGCATGGCCACCGTGTACCTTGCGCACGACCTGAAACACGAGCGCGACGTCGCCATCAAAGTCCTGCATCCCGATCTCGGTGCAGCACTTGGCGCCGATCGGTTCCTCAGCGAGATCAAGACGACGGCGAAGCTGCAGCATCCGCACATCCTGCCGTTGCTCGATTCCGGCGCGGCGGATGGCTTGCTGTACTACGTCATGCCCTATGTGCGCGGAGAGACGCTGCGCGCGCGGCTCGATCGCGAGCGTCAGCTACCACTCGATGACGCGCTGCGCATTGCGCGCGAAGTGGCTGGCGCTCTCGAGCACGCGCATCGCCAAGGCATCATCCACCGCGACATCAAGCCCGAGAACATCCTGCTGCAGGATGGCGCGGCCGTGGTGGCCGATTTCGGCATCGCCCTCGCCGTACAACAGGCCGGCGGCCCGCGCCTCACGCAGACAGGCCTGAGCCTCGGCACGCCGCAGTATATGAGCCCTGAACAGGCCATGGGTGAGCGCACGATCGACGCGCGCAGCGACATCTACGCGCTCGGCGCGGTGACGTACGAAATGCTCGCCGGCGAGCCGCCCTTTACCGGCGCCAGCGTACAGGCAATTGTGGCGAAAGTGTTGAGCGAGCGCCCGGTGTCCCTCGGCACGTTGCGCGATACCGTGCCCCCGTCGCTGAACGATGCGGTCATGCGCGCATTGAGCCGTTCGCCAGCCGATCGCCCCGCGTCGGCCGGGCAGTTTGCGTCTTCCTTGGCAACAGCCACCGACACGCGCTCGGCGGAGCGTTCGGCGCTCCGCACGCCGATGAGGCCGAGCCGATGGCGCGTCGCCACGGGTGTCGTTGCGGCGCTGGCGCTCAGCGGCGCGGCCTATTGGCTCGGTGCGCGGCAGGGTACTGCACCAGTGACATTCAATCGCACGGTGCGACTCACCCTCGACGAAGGCATCGAGACCACCCCCGCGATCTCGCCCGACGGCAAAACGCTGGCGTACTCCTCCAAGCGCGGCGGCACATGGGATGTGTACGTGCAGCGCATTGGTGGACGCACACCCATTGTGATTGCGGGCGATTCCAGCTCCGACGAAGAGTTCCCCACCTTCTCGCCCGATGGTCAGCGCATCGCGTTCTCCCGCGCGAATGGGGTGTTTGTGGTTGAGGCGACCGGGGAGAATGTACGGCGCGTATCGCCACGCGGTTTTGCCTCCAGTTGGTCGCCGAAGGGTGATGCTATTGTGTACGAGACGGAATCGAGCCGCTATCCACTCGCGGTCACGGCCGTCGGGACTTTGGAAATCGTCGACGTGCGGTCAGGTGCGGTGCGCACCGTGGCGACCGGCCCTGATGCGGTGTATCAGCCCGTGTGGTCGCCGTCGGGGGAGCGCCTTGCCATGGTGGTGCTGCGTAATGGCCAACGGGATATCCAGACCGTGCCCGCTAGCGGCGGCACTCCCGTGCGGCTCACCAGTGATGCCGCGATCGATCTCGAGCCGGAGTGGAGCGCCGACGGCCGCTTTGTGTACTACGCGAGTAATCGCGGCGGAACCATGGGCATCTGGCGCATCGGCGTGAACCAACGCTCTGGCGAAGCCACGGGCTCGCCGCAGTTGGTGGCGGCGGGCGCCGAATCCGGCTTTGAGTTTCCGCGCGTGGCGCGTGATGCGGGCAGACTGGTGTTCAGGGCCCGCTCGCTCACGCAGAACCCGGCGGTCGCGGATCTCGACATACGTCAGCGCACGCTGTCGAACGCGCGCCCCCTCAGTAGCCGTGCGGTCACGCTCGCCGTGTCAGACGTCTCGGACGACGGGCGTACCTTGGCGCTGTTCTCCCAAGAGCCTCCCGCGGACCTGTGGATGGTGGACAGCGATGGGCGGAACCTTCGCCAGATCACCACCGATGGCACGAACAATCGATTGCCCCGGTTCACGGCCGATGGACGCCTCGTGTTTTACTCGAACAGAACAGGCACGTATCAGGCTTTTCGCATGAATGCGGATGGCAGTGCGTTGGAGCCGCTCACGGCGATCGCGTACGGGATGATCACGTATCCGCAGCTCACGGCAGATGGACGGACGTTGCTCTTCGCCGATAGTTCGCTCGCTGCAGTAGAGGCGGATGGTCCGTGGCCCGCAACGCGCGCGCAGGTTCGGCGGCTGACCGGAGCGGTCGTCGACGGTGTTCCGATTGCGCCCTCCTCCTATTCTCCAGATGGGCGGTATATCGTCGGGAATCGGAGAGATAGACCCCGGGGCGCTGCACTCGCGGTCTACGATCGTGCGCAACGGCGCGCCTGGGGGCTCGACAGCCTGGCCGTGTCATGGTACCCCGGGTGGCTCCCAGATAGCCGTACACTGTTGGCGGAGTTGCGCGACGGAACATTCGGGCTGCTCGACGTCGTCAGCAACAACGTTCAACGGGTGTCTGGCGCGTTGCCCGGCCATGCTGTGGGGCAACTGGTCGTCGTGTCCCGCGACGGCCGCAAGGTTTTTTACACCGTCCATCGCGAGGAAGCCAATATCTGGATGCTCGAGTCGGTAGACGAGCGGCGATGA
- a CDS encoding PIN domain-containing protein — MAGLDGAVLMSVVTRVELEGGVYRDSVDAPIARARLDVVLSAIPALAFDDAAADVYRTIVERAGYSRRKVLDRMIATRAIVHRATVVTMNPDDFADIDRLSMLAWCGLGTVSGLRLQGQLLLGHERGRTFQSCGDRVEVAARTQ; from the coding sequence GTGGCAGGATTAGACGGGGCGGTGTTGATGTCGGTTGTTACCCGTGTCGAGCTTGAGGGCGGCGTGTACCGCGATTCGGTCGATGCGCCGATCGCGCGTGCGCGCCTCGATGTGGTCTTGAGCGCGATTCCGGCGCTCGCCTTTGACGATGCGGCGGCCGATGTATACCGCACGATTGTGGAGCGCGCCGGCTACTCCCGCCGCAAGGTGCTCGACCGTATGATCGCGACACGGGCCATCGTGCACCGGGCGACGGTCGTGACGATGAACCCCGACGACTTTGCGGATATAGACAGACTGAGCATGCTCGCGTGGTGCGGGTTAGGCACTGTCTCCGGTCTACGGCTGCAAGGACAACTGCTTCTCGGTCATGAACGAGGTCGCACGTTCCAGTCGTGCGGTGATCGTGTCGAAGTAGCGGCCCGAACTCAGTGA